One window from the genome of Solea solea chromosome 2, fSolSol10.1, whole genome shotgun sequence encodes:
- the itprid2 gene encoding protein ITPRID2 isoform X2 yields MESGALEIETTTIPDPRKQPNCSIASLRRRAWAQSKDSIWHESDQEHSGPQSPEENQRDGDAQRPSEEAGQVPNKITSWLIECGTPIGASLDDQSASPNRGVLRNGCSFEDDLSLGAEANHLQSSNKKADSCFGFAAEQKRSQYKERGRSMNSTGSGKSSTVSRVSEVMEHTEEHPEEVLLTLCVSELLDLYEEDPEEILLNLGFGREEPDLASKVPSRFLNGFSSARGIDIKVYLGAQMQRMELENPNYALTSRFRQIEVLTTVANEFFQLYSQVSGQPVERISSRDQDGGEEKPDEPSPVLKRGSSARNVAKFLKKTITKHNLLAAASPEAQAPSKQTRLNGHTPSDHMLTNGHTNVGPEQDSPATNPDHQVETASQKHNRKKDSCSLATVTEETNGDGETDCLMDNSPQQSHARPATNGECQPESADLQSTNQRTEVGPRVVKVEKSLTSTPVKAPQTLTPPQLAQLRNENAESFDMEEIQSNDDEGLPSRNSRATDLLRTVSQQSDSSGFAEEPSADSNSYLKVQESCDSCDSETTVTSHPSQDVATPLAVDQPAFDLPDCIGEEPGPGGAGAANGRSSSREEDGENESSEQIPQYTAHYFPKNKPIEIQQDKTQEEENPAVDGDIIDPQEETESEPEKQQVIQTETLVIETETQQVIETETQPKLELQIEPLPDTETEVPHSMSAAENEPQLTQNHTETTTDTEPPIVGEDVKDMSQDEPALSNSIDECSLPVPSSPVLGALNRAKQSYLSRTRMHIDSTETPQGPRRGRGRRGIPMQRSSSLPSSILSPSRVVSSVRIQFGQGQTSCTLPRYSFRYTQTDGKDKEVEEVEKETDDGQTNCLSTLVINPALSTSSNNQAPRLNTDASIPPKPIPRYLLRSSCSLNSSSPPPDWSPSGPSHCWSTQSIPDLSSHQQPPGHFQNNICTNQNQQSWNQGQMMFPYSNPTPTTQYVNPSPHPSPSPSHNPSPYPFTVNPPLYYPLQPYASLPNLHHPYSHSMSHHSSLSSLHQPATPTAPLHSSLSNLHQPGSSIAPQHINLGSLHPDTPIIHHQGYNHTFSHQSPYHTSPHGSQFASPYFAYPGYNTTPHPAFPHSATPYPLVPPQHGFHQSLAPPAPGFLPGLASPLDQGNSLHPGFPPPVAPGLGHSHGPSNTEMQLRKVLHDIRGTVQSLSQNRANTPDTLSEHPSAVSSQQSLAEFQHKRWSLNLFRSQMMDLEMSIIRQQAQVYKHLSPADRLEVEQLHSLRSAVREQLQELEQQLEDRLTQHRGLHRDSSVDSLSTASALRAMEPMSDLLREQDFLQSELSYDGHTPSTTISSRLSSPVLGGGRDGEQGQGVYRASINITPVPPPRAITHTQQEEVEKMEGGREEEGKAPKDRPTGGVGSENLQQLIREIRESVAEEVRREILSELLAAVSTRESPLPVSQHPL; encoded by the exons atggagaGTGGAGCTCTGGAAATTGAAACCACTACTATTCCAG ATCCCCGGAAGCAGCCAAACTGCAGCATAGCCTCTCTGCGGCGCCGGGCATGGGCTCAGAGCAAAGATTCCATTTGGCACGAATCAGACCAGGAGCACAGTGGCCCCCAGAGTCCTGAAGAGAACCAGAGAGACGGAGATGCACAGAGACCCTCAGAAGAAGCAG GGCAAGTTCCTAACAAGATCACCAGCTGGCTGATAGAATGCGG GACTCCCATTGGAGCCTCTCTAGATGATCAGAGTGCTTCTCCCAACAGAG GAGTGCTGAGGAACGGCTGCAGCTTTGAAGATGACCTTTCGCTGGGAGCTGAAG CCAACCATCTTCAGTCCAGTAACAAGAAAGCTGATTCCTG TTTTGGCTTTGCTGCGGAACAGAAGAGGAGTCAGTAtaaggaaagaggaagaagtaTGAACTCGACAGGATCTGGGAAGAGCAGCACCGTGTCCAG AGTTTCAGAGGTGATGGAGCACACAGAGGAGCACCCAGAGGAAGTCCTACTTACCCTGTG tGTGTCAGAGCTGTTGGACCTTTACGAGGAGGATCCTGAAGAAATTTTATTAAATCTTGGCTTTGGTCGAGAAGAACCCGACCTCGCCTCGAAGGTTCCTTCCAGGTTCTTGAACGGCTTCTCCTCCGCACGAGGCATTGACATCAAG GTTTACCTGGGAGCCCAGATGCAGCGCATGGAGCTGGAGAACCCCAACTACGCTTTGACGA GTCGATTCCGTCAGATCGAGGTCTTAACCACAGTAGCTAACGAGTTCTTCCAGCTCTACAGTCAGGTCTCTGGTCAACCTGTTGAACGTATCAGCTCCAGGGACCAAG atggaggagaagaaaaacctgATGAGCCATCGCCTGTTCTGAAGAGAGGAAGCTCAGCTCGGAATGTCGCCAAATTCCTCAAGAAAACCATCACCAAACACAACCTGCTTGCGGCTGCATCACCCGAAGCTCAAGCACCTAGCAAGCAAACACGGCTGAATGGACACACACCCTCTGATCACATGCTCACCAATGGTCACACAAATGTGGGTCCAGAACAGGACTCCCCCGCTACCAATCCTGACCACCAGGTGGAGACAGCCAGCCAGAAACATAACCGCAAGAAAGACAGCTGTTCCTTGGCAACTGTTACAGAAGAAACCAATGGGGATGGAGAAACGGATTGCCTGATGGACAACAG TCCTCAACAGAGCCACGCTCGACCAGCAACCAATGGAGAGTGTCAACCAGAGTCAGCTGATCTTCAGTCCACCAATCAGAGAACAGAAGTGGGACCTCGGGTGGTCAAAGTGGAAAAGAGTCTGACATCAACGCCAGTGAAAGCTCCTCAGACTCTGACCCCACCTCAGCTGGCCCAACTTCGTAATGAAAATGCAGAGTCCTTCGATATGGAGGAG ATACAGAGTAACGATGATGAGGGTCTGCCATCCAGAAATTCCAGAGCCACAG ATCTCTTAAGGACAGTCAGTCAGCAGTCGGACAGCAGTGGTTTTGCTGAAGAGCCTTCAGCAGACTCCAACAGCTACCTCAAG gTACAGGAAAGTTGTGACAGCTGTGACAGCGAGACAACTGTGACATCACACCCATCCCAAGATGTGGCCACACCCCTTGCTGTGGACCAACCAGCATTTGATTTGCCAGATTGCATAGGAGAGGAGCCAGGGCCTGGTGGTGCTGGTGCGGCTAATGGAAGGAgtagctccagggaagaagatGGGGAGAATGAAAGTTCAGAGCAGATTCCACAGTATACAGCTCACTATTTCCCCAAGAACAAACCAATAGAAATTCAGCAGGACAAAACCCAAGAGGAGGAGAACCCAGCTGTAGATGGGGACATAATTGATCCACAAGAAGAGACAGAATCAGaaccagaaaaacaacaagtaatacaaacagaaacactagtaatagaaacagaaacacagcaagTAATCGAAACAGAAACGCAACCGAAATTGGAACTACAAATTGAACCACTaccagacacagaaacagaggtTCCTCATAGTATGTCTGCTGCAGAGAATGAACCACAACTCACTCAGAACCATACTGAgaccaccacagacacagagccacCCATAGTGGGAGAGGATGTTAAGGACATGTCTCAAGATGAGCCTGCATTATCTAACAGTATTGATGAATGTTCACTACCTGTTCCATCTTCTCCAGTTCTCGGTGCTCTGAATCGAGCCAAACAGAGCTACCTGAGCAGGACTAGAATGCACATCGACTCTACTGAGACACCCCAGGGCCCAAGGAGAGGACGAGGAAGACGTGGCATCCCAATGCAGAGGTCCTCCTCTCTGCCCTCCTCAATCCTCTCCCCGTCCAGGGTTGTGTCCTCTGTCAGGATCCAGTTCGGACAAGGCCAGACATCCTGCACTCTTCCCAGATACTCTTTCAGATACACCCAGACAGATGGAAAGGACAAGGAAGTGGAAGAGGTAGAGAAGGAGACAGATGATGGTCAAACTAACTGTCTGTCTACTTTGGTCATAAATCCTGCTTTATCAACCAGCTCCAACAACCAAGCCCCGAGGCTAAACACAGATGCCTCTATCCCACCGAAACCCATTCCACGCTACCTGTTGAGGTCATCCTGCTCCCTAAACAGCTCCAGTCCTCCCCCTGATTGGTCACCAAGTGGCCCTTCCCACTGCTGGAGCACTCAAAGCATCCCAGATCTCTCATCCCATCAGCAGCCTCCAGGCCACTTCCAAAATAACATTTGCACCAACCAAAACCAACAAAGTTGGAATCAAGGGCAGATGATGTTCCCTTATTCAAATCCTACTCCTACTACTCAATATGTAAACCCGAGCCCACATCCTAGTCCTAGTCCTAGCCATAATCCTAGCCCATACCCCTTTACTGTGAACCCTCCTCTGTATTATCCTCTTCAGCCATATGCCAGTCTACCCAACCTTCATCACCCCTACAGTCATTCAATGAGCCACCATTCTAGTTTGAGCAGTCTCCACCAGCCCGCAACTCCCACTGCCCCTTTGCACAGTAGCCTCTCCAATTTACATCAGCCCGGTTCTTCCATCGCTCCTCAACACATCAATCTAGGTAGTCTGCATCCCGATACTCCCATAATACACCACCAGGGCTATAACCATACATTCAGTCATCAGTCACCATACCATACCTCACCTCATGGCTCACAGTTTGCTTCACCTTACTTTGCTTACCCTGGCTACAATACAACCCCCCACCCAGCATTCCCCCACTCTGCCACCCCTTATCCACTGGTGCCCCCACAGCATGGATTCCACCAAAGTCTTGCTCCCCCTGCTCCAGGCTTCCTCCCAGGCTTGGCCTCACCTTTAGACCAAGGCAACAGCCTCCACCCAGGGTTCCCTCCTCCCGTTGCTCCAGGTCTGGGACACAGCCATGGCCCATCCAACACCGAGATGCAGCTAAGGAAAGTTCTGCATGATATCAGAGGAACCGTTCAGAGTCTGAGTCAG AACCGAGCCAACACTCCAGACACATTGAGTGAGCACCCATCTGCTGTTTCCAGTCAACAG tCTTTGGCAGAGTTTCAGCACAAGAGGTGGAGTCTGAACTTGTTCCGCAGTCAGATGATGGATCTGGAGATGTCAATCATTCGACAGCAAGCTCAGGTCTACAAACACCTGAGCCCTGCTGACAG GTTGGAGGTGGAGCAACTTCACTCTCTAAGATCAGCCGTTAGAGAGCAACTGCAGGAGTTGGAACAACAGCTGGAAGACAGACTGACACAACACAGG GGTCTCCACAGAGACAGCAGTGTTGACAGTCTGTCCACCGCCTCTGCACTAAGAGCCATGGAGCCg ATGTCAGACCTCCTCAGAGAGCAGGATTTCCTCCAATCAGAGCTCAGCTATGATGGTCACACTCcctccaccaccatctcctCCCGATTGTCCAGTCCAGTTCTAGGGGGTGGAAGAGACGGAGAACAGGGACAAGGGGTGTACCGGGCATCAATCAACATTACACCTGTCCCTCCACCTCGagccataacacacacacagcaagaggaggtggagaagatggagggaggaagagaggaagaggggaaaGCTCCCAAGGACAGACCAACAGGTGGAGTCGGGTCGGAGAATCTTCAGCAGCTCATCAGAGAG ATTCGAGAAAGCGTAGCAGAGGAGGTCCGGCGGGAGATCTTAAGTGAGTTGCTGGCTGCCGTTTCAACGCGGGAATCGCCCCTGCCCGTCAGTCAACACCCTCTATAG
- the itprid2 gene encoding protein ITPRID2 isoform X4 translates to MESGALEIETTTIPDPRKQPNCSIASLRRRAWAQSKDSIWHESDQEHSGPQSPEENQRDGDAQRPSEEAGQVPNKITSWLIECGTPIGASLDDQSASPNRGVLRNGCSFEDDLSLGAEANHLQSSNKKADSCFGFAAEQKRSQYKERGRSMNSTGSGKSSTVSSVSELLDLYEEDPEEILLNLGFGREEPDLASKVPSRFLNGFSSARGIDIKVYLGAQMQRMELENPNYALTSRFRQIEVLTTVANEFFQLYSQVSGQPVERISSRDQDGGEEKPDEPSPVLKRGSSARNVAKFLKKTITKHNLLAAASPEAQAPSKQTRLNGHTPSDHMLTNGHTNVGPEQDSPATNPDHQVETASQKHNRKKDSCSLATVTEETNGDGETDCLMDNSPQQSHARPATNGECQPESADLQSTNQRTEVGPRVVKVEKSLTSTPVKAPQTLTPPQLAQLRNENAESFDMEEIQSNDDEGLPSRNSRATDLLRTVSQQSDSSGFAEEPSADSNSYLKVQESCDSCDSETTVTSHPSQDVATPLAVDQPAFDLPDCIGEEPGPGGAGAANGRSSSREEDGENESSEQIPQYTAHYFPKNKPIEIQQDKTQEEENPAVDGDIIDPQEETESEPEKQQVIQTETLVIETETQQVIETETQPKLELQIEPLPDTETEVPHSMSAAENEPQLTQNHTETTTDTEPPIVGEDVKDMSQDEPALSNSIDECSLPVPSSPVLGALNRAKQSYLSRTRMHIDSTETPQGPRRGRGRRGIPMQRSSSLPSSILSPSRVVSSVRIQFGQGQTSCTLPRYSFRYTQTDGKDKEVEEVEKETDDGQTNCLSTLVINPALSTSSNNQAPRLNTDASIPPKPIPRYLLRSSCSLNSSSPPPDWSPSGPSHCWSTQSIPDLSSHQQPPGHFQNNICTNQNQQSWNQGQMMFPYSNPTPTTQYVNPSPHPSPSPSHNPSPYPFTVNPPLYYPLQPYASLPNLHHPYSHSMSHHSSLSSLHQPATPTAPLHSSLSNLHQPGSSIAPQHINLGSLHPDTPIIHHQGYNHTFSHQSPYHTSPHGSQFASPYFAYPGYNTTPHPAFPHSATPYPLVPPQHGFHQSLAPPAPGFLPGLASPLDQGNSLHPGFPPPVAPGLGHSHGPSNTEMQLRKVLHDIRGTVQSLSQNRANTPDTLSEHPSAVSSQQSLAEFQHKRWSLNLFRSQMMDLEMSIIRQQAQVYKHLSPADRLEVEQLHSLRSAVREQLQELEQQLEDRLTQHRGLHRDSSVDSLSTASALRAMEPMSDLLREQDFLQSELSYDGHTPSTTISSRLSSPVLGGGRDGEQGQGVYRASINITPVPPPRAITHTQQEEVEKMEGGREEEGKAPKDRPTGGVGSENLQQLIREIRESVAEEVRREILSELLAAVSTRESPLPVSQHPL, encoded by the exons atggagaGTGGAGCTCTGGAAATTGAAACCACTACTATTCCAG ATCCCCGGAAGCAGCCAAACTGCAGCATAGCCTCTCTGCGGCGCCGGGCATGGGCTCAGAGCAAAGATTCCATTTGGCACGAATCAGACCAGGAGCACAGTGGCCCCCAGAGTCCTGAAGAGAACCAGAGAGACGGAGATGCACAGAGACCCTCAGAAGAAGCAG GGCAAGTTCCTAACAAGATCACCAGCTGGCTGATAGAATGCGG GACTCCCATTGGAGCCTCTCTAGATGATCAGAGTGCTTCTCCCAACAGAG GAGTGCTGAGGAACGGCTGCAGCTTTGAAGATGACCTTTCGCTGGGAGCTGAAG CCAACCATCTTCAGTCCAGTAACAAGAAAGCTGATTCCTG TTTTGGCTTTGCTGCGGAACAGAAGAGGAGTCAGTAtaaggaaagaggaagaagtaTGAACTCGACAGGATCTGGGAAGAGCAGCACCGTGTCCAG tGTGTCAGAGCTGTTGGACCTTTACGAGGAGGATCCTGAAGAAATTTTATTAAATCTTGGCTTTGGTCGAGAAGAACCCGACCTCGCCTCGAAGGTTCCTTCCAGGTTCTTGAACGGCTTCTCCTCCGCACGAGGCATTGACATCAAG GTTTACCTGGGAGCCCAGATGCAGCGCATGGAGCTGGAGAACCCCAACTACGCTTTGACGA GTCGATTCCGTCAGATCGAGGTCTTAACCACAGTAGCTAACGAGTTCTTCCAGCTCTACAGTCAGGTCTCTGGTCAACCTGTTGAACGTATCAGCTCCAGGGACCAAG atggaggagaagaaaaacctgATGAGCCATCGCCTGTTCTGAAGAGAGGAAGCTCAGCTCGGAATGTCGCCAAATTCCTCAAGAAAACCATCACCAAACACAACCTGCTTGCGGCTGCATCACCCGAAGCTCAAGCACCTAGCAAGCAAACACGGCTGAATGGACACACACCCTCTGATCACATGCTCACCAATGGTCACACAAATGTGGGTCCAGAACAGGACTCCCCCGCTACCAATCCTGACCACCAGGTGGAGACAGCCAGCCAGAAACATAACCGCAAGAAAGACAGCTGTTCCTTGGCAACTGTTACAGAAGAAACCAATGGGGATGGAGAAACGGATTGCCTGATGGACAACAG TCCTCAACAGAGCCACGCTCGACCAGCAACCAATGGAGAGTGTCAACCAGAGTCAGCTGATCTTCAGTCCACCAATCAGAGAACAGAAGTGGGACCTCGGGTGGTCAAAGTGGAAAAGAGTCTGACATCAACGCCAGTGAAAGCTCCTCAGACTCTGACCCCACCTCAGCTGGCCCAACTTCGTAATGAAAATGCAGAGTCCTTCGATATGGAGGAG ATACAGAGTAACGATGATGAGGGTCTGCCATCCAGAAATTCCAGAGCCACAG ATCTCTTAAGGACAGTCAGTCAGCAGTCGGACAGCAGTGGTTTTGCTGAAGAGCCTTCAGCAGACTCCAACAGCTACCTCAAG gTACAGGAAAGTTGTGACAGCTGTGACAGCGAGACAACTGTGACATCACACCCATCCCAAGATGTGGCCACACCCCTTGCTGTGGACCAACCAGCATTTGATTTGCCAGATTGCATAGGAGAGGAGCCAGGGCCTGGTGGTGCTGGTGCGGCTAATGGAAGGAgtagctccagggaagaagatGGGGAGAATGAAAGTTCAGAGCAGATTCCACAGTATACAGCTCACTATTTCCCCAAGAACAAACCAATAGAAATTCAGCAGGACAAAACCCAAGAGGAGGAGAACCCAGCTGTAGATGGGGACATAATTGATCCACAAGAAGAGACAGAATCAGaaccagaaaaacaacaagtaatacaaacagaaacactagtaatagaaacagaaacacagcaagTAATCGAAACAGAAACGCAACCGAAATTGGAACTACAAATTGAACCACTaccagacacagaaacagaggtTCCTCATAGTATGTCTGCTGCAGAGAATGAACCACAACTCACTCAGAACCATACTGAgaccaccacagacacagagccacCCATAGTGGGAGAGGATGTTAAGGACATGTCTCAAGATGAGCCTGCATTATCTAACAGTATTGATGAATGTTCACTACCTGTTCCATCTTCTCCAGTTCTCGGTGCTCTGAATCGAGCCAAACAGAGCTACCTGAGCAGGACTAGAATGCACATCGACTCTACTGAGACACCCCAGGGCCCAAGGAGAGGACGAGGAAGACGTGGCATCCCAATGCAGAGGTCCTCCTCTCTGCCCTCCTCAATCCTCTCCCCGTCCAGGGTTGTGTCCTCTGTCAGGATCCAGTTCGGACAAGGCCAGACATCCTGCACTCTTCCCAGATACTCTTTCAGATACACCCAGACAGATGGAAAGGACAAGGAAGTGGAAGAGGTAGAGAAGGAGACAGATGATGGTCAAACTAACTGTCTGTCTACTTTGGTCATAAATCCTGCTTTATCAACCAGCTCCAACAACCAAGCCCCGAGGCTAAACACAGATGCCTCTATCCCACCGAAACCCATTCCACGCTACCTGTTGAGGTCATCCTGCTCCCTAAACAGCTCCAGTCCTCCCCCTGATTGGTCACCAAGTGGCCCTTCCCACTGCTGGAGCACTCAAAGCATCCCAGATCTCTCATCCCATCAGCAGCCTCCAGGCCACTTCCAAAATAACATTTGCACCAACCAAAACCAACAAAGTTGGAATCAAGGGCAGATGATGTTCCCTTATTCAAATCCTACTCCTACTACTCAATATGTAAACCCGAGCCCACATCCTAGTCCTAGTCCTAGCCATAATCCTAGCCCATACCCCTTTACTGTGAACCCTCCTCTGTATTATCCTCTTCAGCCATATGCCAGTCTACCCAACCTTCATCACCCCTACAGTCATTCAATGAGCCACCATTCTAGTTTGAGCAGTCTCCACCAGCCCGCAACTCCCACTGCCCCTTTGCACAGTAGCCTCTCCAATTTACATCAGCCCGGTTCTTCCATCGCTCCTCAACACATCAATCTAGGTAGTCTGCATCCCGATACTCCCATAATACACCACCAGGGCTATAACCATACATTCAGTCATCAGTCACCATACCATACCTCACCTCATGGCTCACAGTTTGCTTCACCTTACTTTGCTTACCCTGGCTACAATACAACCCCCCACCCAGCATTCCCCCACTCTGCCACCCCTTATCCACTGGTGCCCCCACAGCATGGATTCCACCAAAGTCTTGCTCCCCCTGCTCCAGGCTTCCTCCCAGGCTTGGCCTCACCTTTAGACCAAGGCAACAGCCTCCACCCAGGGTTCCCTCCTCCCGTTGCTCCAGGTCTGGGACACAGCCATGGCCCATCCAACACCGAGATGCAGCTAAGGAAAGTTCTGCATGATATCAGAGGAACCGTTCAGAGTCTGAGTCAG AACCGAGCCAACACTCCAGACACATTGAGTGAGCACCCATCTGCTGTTTCCAGTCAACAG tCTTTGGCAGAGTTTCAGCACAAGAGGTGGAGTCTGAACTTGTTCCGCAGTCAGATGATGGATCTGGAGATGTCAATCATTCGACAGCAAGCTCAGGTCTACAAACACCTGAGCCCTGCTGACAG GTTGGAGGTGGAGCAACTTCACTCTCTAAGATCAGCCGTTAGAGAGCAACTGCAGGAGTTGGAACAACAGCTGGAAGACAGACTGACACAACACAGG GGTCTCCACAGAGACAGCAGTGTTGACAGTCTGTCCACCGCCTCTGCACTAAGAGCCATGGAGCCg ATGTCAGACCTCCTCAGAGAGCAGGATTTCCTCCAATCAGAGCTCAGCTATGATGGTCACACTCcctccaccaccatctcctCCCGATTGTCCAGTCCAGTTCTAGGGGGTGGAAGAGACGGAGAACAGGGACAAGGGGTGTACCGGGCATCAATCAACATTACACCTGTCCCTCCACCTCGagccataacacacacacagcaagaggaggtggagaagatggagggaggaagagaggaagaggggaaaGCTCCCAAGGACAGACCAACAGGTGGAGTCGGGTCGGAGAATCTTCAGCAGCTCATCAGAGAG ATTCGAGAAAGCGTAGCAGAGGAGGTCCGGCGGGAGATCTTAAGTGAGTTGCTGGCTGCCGTTTCAACGCGGGAATCGCCCCTGCCCGTCAGTCAACACCCTCTATAG